From Plasmodium chabaudi chabaudi strain AS genome assembly, chromosome: 12, the proteins below share one genomic window:
- a CDS encoding 7-helix-1 protein, putative (term=annotation;date=20180829;qualifier=removed_product=g-protein coupled receptor, putative;qualifier=added_product=7-helix-1 protein;qualifier=added_GO:0005829;qualifier=added_GO:0010494;qualifier=added_GO:0017148;qualifier=added_literature=pmid:30133543;curatorName=ucb@sanger.ac.uk;~;query 1-169; ~;query 232-375; ~;query 460-470; ~;query 170-189; ~;query 209-231; ~;query 376-398; ~;query 437-459; ~;query 190-208; ~;query 399-436; ~;query 432-432;GPI_cleavage_site_score=0.3306;~tmhmm; query 1-471; ~pfam_scan;Pfam:PF05147.9; E()=3.7E-26;score=91.4;query 308-457;description=LANC_like;~pfam_scan;Pfam:PF05147.9; E()=9.5E-17;score=60.5;query 46-230;description=LANC_like;~iprscan;InterPro:IPR007822 : Lanthionine synthetase C-like;Pfam:PF05147; score=4.6E-26;query 306-456;description=Lanthionine synthetase C-like;~iprscan;InterPro:IPR007822 : Lanthionine synthetase C-like;PRINTS:PR01950; score=1.1E-15;query 431-448;description=Lanthionine synthetase C-like;~iprscan;InterPro:IPR007822 : Lanthionine synthetase C-like;PRINTS:PR01950; score=1.1E-15;query 328-348;description=Lanthionine synthetase C-like;~iprscan;InterPro:IPR007822 : Lanthionine synthetase C-like;PRINTS:PR01950; score=1.1E-15;query 46-64;description=Lanthionine synthetase C-like;~iprscan;InterPro:IPR007822 : Lanthionine synthetase C-like;PRINTS:PR01950; score=1.1E-15;query 381-394;description=Lanthionine synthetase C-like;~iprscan;InterPro:IPR007822 : Lanthionine synthetase C-like;Pfam:PF05147; score=1.7E-17;query 46-230;description=Lanthionine synthetase C-like;~iprscan;InterPro:IPR007822 : Lanthionine synthetase C-like;SMART:SM01260; score=3.4E-50;query 43-461;description=Lanthionine synthetase C-like;~iprscan;Superfamily:SSF158745; score=7.98E-73;query 16-463;description=null), producing the protein MAEGRRYISNEFLEEFEDNEQNIILIKKKINEYSFKLNNENEKHANQSIYCGIGGILYMDIVLYEYNNDYIYLEFGNNIIKRINRYTCKNCISFLEGNIGVVSLSCVLNEYIENDKGVDININTLIQNLRDNSEELLQINSNCELLYGKSGYIYSLLFCKNTWINTKFKFFILKNLYNIMNSIFEYGLTKAEKYYNNTFLSLYFEWHKQVYLGSAHGYAGIFLILYKLILFLFKHIDDLSISLILCYNNEVVDLNTLDKNEMNKCKNVVISKLNENIKLIYKVVDEIFQFYLTDEYNVYSSVRRKQKSQEISNTIDNGNNYIKKKEQLIQWCHGNVGFIILLIELLKYKYAPMDFKEKYNQTFLEKMGFLIWKKGLLYKGFGLCHGISGNGIVFLYLYNLTNDKKWYNMALKYALFSIKYFDKFYNIPDRPNSLYEGYAGLVVFLSFIVNPHLTYFLGYDFPNNLISTDV; encoded by the coding sequence ATGGCAGAAGGCAGGCGGTATATATCGAATGAATTTCTGGAGGAGTTTGAAGACAATGagcaaaatataattttgataaaaaaaaaaattaatgaatattcctttaaattaaataatgaaaatgagaAGCATGCAAATCAGTCGATTTATTGTGGTATTGGtggtatattatatatggacatagtattatatgaatataataatgattatatatatttagaatttggtaataatataataaaaagaataaatagatatacttgtaaaaattgtataagcTTTTTAGAAGGGAATATAGGGGTAGTTAGTTTATCATGTgttttaaatgaatatatagaaaatgataaaggtgtagatataaatataaatacattaatTCAAAACTTAAGAGATAATTCAGAAGAAttattacaaataaatagtaattgtgaattattatatggaaaaagtggatatatatattctcttttattttgtaaaaatacgtggataaatacaaaattcaagttttttatattaaaaaatttatataatattatgaattcAATATTTGAATATGGTTTAACAAAAgctgaaaaatattataataatacatttcTTAGTTTGTATTTTGAATGGCATAAACAAGTATATCTAGGTAGTGCACATGGTTATGCaggtatatttttaatactgTATAagcttatattatttttgtttaaacaTATTGATGATTTGTCtatatcattaattttatgttataataatgaagtAGTAGATTTAAACACTttagataaaaatgaaatgaataaatgtaaaaatgtaGTTATTTCAAAacttaatgaaaatataaaacttatatataaagtagTAGATGAAATAttccaattttatttaaccGACGAATATAATGTTTATTCATCAGTTcgaagaaaacaaaaaagtcAAGAAATAAGTAACACAATTGATAATggtaataattatataaaaaaaaaagaacagCTAATTCAATGGTGTCATGGAAATGTAGGATTCATTATCCTTTTAattgaattattaaaatataaatatgcaccAATGGactttaaagaaaaatataatcaaacctttttagaaaaaatgggatttttaatttggaaaaaaggattattatataaaggaTTTGGTTTATGTCATGGTATATCAGGTAATggaattgtttttttatatttatataatctaacaaatgataaaaaatggtataACATGGCATTAAAATatgctttattttctataaaatattttgataaattttataatattcccGATAGACCTAACTCTTTATATGAAGGCTATGCAGGGCtagttgtttttttatcatttattgtGAACCCTCATTTGACATACTTTCTTGGATATGATTTTCCAAATAATTTGATTTCTACTGATGTGTGA
- a CDS encoding structural maintenance of chromosomes protein 6, putative (term=annotation;date=20150908;qualifier=removed_product=conserved Plasmodium protein, unknown function;qualifier=added_product=structural maintenance of chromosomes protein 6, putative;qualifier=added_gene_name=smc6;curatorName=ucb@sanger.ac.uk;~;query 1550-1550;GPI_cleavage_site_score=0.59159994;~pfam_scan;Pfam:PF13476.2; E()=1.4E-7;score=32.1;query 235-485;description=AAA_23;~iprscan;InterPro:IPR038729 : Rad50/SbcC-type AAA domain;Pfam:PF13476; score=2.3E-7;query 235-482;description=Rad50/SbcC-type AAA domain;~iprscan;InterPro:IPR027417 : P-loop containing nucleoside triphosphate hydrolase;Superfamily:SSF52540; score=9.44E-8;query 232-664;description=P-loop containing nucleoside triphosphate hydrolase;~iprscan;InterPro:IPR027417 : P-loop containing nucleoside triphosphate hydrolase;Superfamily:SSF52540; score=1.78E-16;query 232-1565;description=P-loop containing nucleoside triphosphate hydrolase) — MHLDTNDSYERNDETYLNTFAKKTDKKRKRNENDESGNLSESSNHAEQHEEDVTKINNDVVVNGLEIYDNNLLSDMDYNKQNEIEKERNDKVSHNKKNTKLMKISTDLNNDPSDIQNELDILDSSKNSSVSFFGRKTRSKKNNNNDLSPRKEASISSGNNSDDSDWLENIIKDKEKGSAKKKSNKNSNRTPRRASNKNNAQELQDEGLENSVFNISVLEDVDIRSFYGTTGKIIKLRIRNFLNHENLELSFNCYKNIIIGKNGRGKSAIAQAVAVGLGSQGKNAGRDTSIANYIKDYDKTKKNLICHIEIFLSNSGPNSFKRNIYGDILVVKRIISSHSSKFYIYGLNYFSRRSGLPYSISDDTPKRIHSINNALENPSNLDASYNSVGEITEQNREAIFKQVQKRGYIENYLNVIKLNIKSPCVYLDQEKGKLFFSNISEKGLYKFFMSSVGLDIVEEEIEKETSLLEECERQIKQKEILLAPQVEELNNMKKRNDILIYEFKKLKKYDNGYKVFVFYELLKNTIILFNEYLKSENLKNEQVINNIENQMCNLVQKNEFIKEELQNLIDMDTNVYNYVSKNVNKINKYTNMLNELEDLKNCYIKQKESAINDLNMLNKRKENTNLLKEHLNKYEKQMNSLNEKMANERKKEHDLQFEINQKENKIYDLEYSIKKIQNRIQEIDKQIDIITSQATEIQKIKNIHIKKKMYIYGYDIYSIWNNIKHVYKIVNKSEKDYFSIPEEWQLSNNVSTHAGRNESAFKYEPIGPIGEYIKMNDRVKNDKILSVIEKHLGDIFYSWLVSCYEDKNNLIKASNFGKGNIKNLNIIVTNSFNHIDRKSLLQNIEYFLNKINGNTIYSYLNIDLLPTSLLFYLYDNFKIAQTLICNDSTEVQEILNTNNKKNIKSIYVINEYVLVKVMGNGGLHYQPFKEENYKAPVFLTLDKNENNNSYNKENNQNGKDKVDSNGLTKEEQLKELKNEKMEKRDEIVVTSKKILSYKNLIEKLNESITKCKLSQDELTDQIKNVDELIQNHDKIFSEQLDAKINEIDENTNQIIEYINIIEKKKENAENFTNFHKYFISTHIDYLKKKKKKMNMMAEEYDNLNEILTKLEKDKLKNDEVCIKNKQKFLTSLNKLHSIYFETLNANCVLENIFLNNPFLILKDRSSNVEIENVVIEKQVNNQNDELNKGVEKNDLIINMDEHVNDNPELSLSRNDKNVNNNYEDAYIDMRFTTKIPVRNEFEKESFSVPIPLSCLSSFNKMFVISKGDESNEDGNVDNPNSNKINENLTNLNDKDKEGEIADIIHLEKYVKNILYDIINPDQGNEIIYTQTDEWQNNQIEDEINNLWNNNQINIEGKKYSDILWKKRCEKKMEITEILKTHGFNTNESTDNSMNVFFNNLIDQYSNEEKSFNIQMKQISDLKKNYDMHLSNIKLRKDKYSNVLNITKEQITNHFITILKSMNNYKGRIEFDDFKKVIKVMVSINQDSSNNTFMEISSLSGGERSTIQMALLASMSLTESSSFHMFDELDVYMDELTRVKNMQQFCKFIEGSGNKQYFFITPHIEITELFLEEAKEKKAKIFSLS, encoded by the exons ATGCATCTAGATACTAATGATAGTTATGAAAGAAATGAtgaaacatatttaaatacatttGCTAAAAAAactgataaaaaaagaaaacgaaatgaaaatgatgagtCAGGAAATTTAAGTGAAAGCAGTAATCATGCAGAACAGCATGAAGAAGATGtaacaaaaattaacaacGACGTTGTTGTAAATGGTttggaaatatatgataataatttattatctgATATGGactataataaacaaaatgaaattgaaaaagaaagaaatgataaagttagtcataataaaaaaaatacaaaattgatgaaaataagtacagatttaaataatgatcctagtgatatacaaaatgaatTGGACATATTAGATTCAAGTAAAAATAGTTCTGTTTCATTCTTTGGAAGAAAAACaagaagtaaaaaaaataataataatgatttatCTCCAAGAAAAGAAGCAAGTATTAGTAGTGGAAATAATAGTGATGATTCTGATTGgttagaaaatataattaaagataaagaaaagggaagtgctaaaaaaaaatctaataaaaattcgaATAGAACCCCCAGACGAGCAtcgaataaaaataatgcacAAGAATTACAAGACGAGGGTTTAGAAAATAgtgtatttaatattagtGTATTGGAAGATGTAGACATAAGAAGTTTTTATGGAACTACAGggaagataataaaattgagaatacgtaattttttaaatcatgaaaatttagaattatcttttaattgttataaaaatataatcattGGTAAAAATGGAAGAGGTAAAAGTGCAATAGCTCAAGCTGTAGCTGTTGGGTTAGGTAGCCAAGGGAAAAATGCAGGTCGAGATACAAGTATAGCTAACTATATAAAAGATTATGATAAAACTAAAAAGAATCTAATTTGTcatatagaaatatttttatcaaactCTGGTCCGAAttcatttaaaagaaatatatatggagACATACTAGTTGtaaaaagaattatatcTTCTCATAGtagtaaattttatatttatggaCTTAACTATTTTAGTCGAAGATCTGGTTTACCGTATTCCATTTCTGATGATACTCCAAAACGGATTCATTCGATTAATAATGCATTAGAGAACCCATCTAATTTAGATGCAAGCTACAATTCAGTAGGGGAAATAACAGAACAGAATAGAGAAGCAATATTTAAACAAGTGCAAAAACGAGGATATATAGAAAACTATCttaatgtaataaaattgaatataaaaagtccATGTGTATATTTAGATCAAGAAAAAGGTAAACTGTTTTTTAGTAACATCAGTGAAAAGggattatataaattttttatgtccTCTGTTGGTTTAGATATTGTAGAAgaagaaattgaaaaagaaaCTAGCTTATTGGAAGAATGTGAAAGAcagataaaacaaaaagaaatattattagcaCCACAAGTtgaagaattaaataatatgaaaaaaagaaatgatatattaatttatgaatttaaaaaattaaaaaaatatgataatggTTATAAggtttttgtattttatgaattattaaaaaatactataattctttttaacgaatatttaaaatcggaaaatttaaaaaatgaacaagtaataaataatatagaaaatcAAATGTGTAACCTCGTTCAGAAAAATGAATTCATTAAAGAGGAACTACAAAATTTGATAGACATGGATActaatgtatataattatgtttcaaaaaatgttaataagataaataaatatactaaTATGCTAAATGAATTAGAAGACTTAAAGaattgttatataaaacaaaaagaaagtgcaataaatgatttaaaCATGTTAAATAAACgaaaagaaaatacaaatttattaaaagaacatttaaataaatatgaaaaacaaatgaattcattaaatgaaaaaatggcAAACGAAAGAAAGAAAGAACATGATTTACAATTTGAAATTaatcaaaaagaaaataaaatttatgatttagaatattctataaaaaaaatacaaaatagaATCCAAGAAATTGATAAACAAATAGATATAATTACTAGTCAAGCTAcagaaatacaaaaaattaaaaatattcatattaaaaaaaaaatgtatatatatggttatgatatatattcaatttggaataatataaaacatgtatataaaattgttaataaatcAGAAAAAGATTATTTTTCCATCCCAGAAGAATGGCAACTTAGCAATAATGTATCTACACATGCAGGAAGAAATGAAAGTGcatttaaatatgaacCTATTGGACCTATTggtgaatatataaaaatgaatgatcgagttaaaaatgataaaattctTTCTGTAATTGAAAAACATCTTGgcgatatattttattcttgGCTAGTTAGCTGTTATGaagacaaaaataatttgataaaagCTAGCAATTTTGGAAAAGgaaacattaaaaatttaaatataatagttaCAAATTCATTTAATCATATAGATCGTAAAAGcttattacaaaatattgaatattttcttaacaaaattaatgggaatacaatatattcctatttaaatattgatTTACTTCCTacatctttattattttatctcTATGATAACTTTAAAATTGCACAAACTTTAATTTGTAACGATTCAACGGAAGTAcaagaaatattaaatacgaataataaaaaaaacataaaatctatttatgttattaaTGAATATGTCTTAGTTAAGGTCATGGGGAACGGTGGATTACACTATCAGCCGTTTAAGGAAGAGAATTATAAAGCCCctgtttttttaactttagataaaaatgaaaataacaattcatataataaggAAAATAATCAGAATGGAAAAGACAAGGTAGATAGTAATGGACTTACCAAAGAAGAAcaattaaaagaattaaaaaatgaaaaaatggaaaaacgAGATGAGATTGTTGTTACATCTAAAAAgatattatcatataaaaatttaatagaaaaattaaatgaatcTATAACAAAATGTAAACTTTCACAAGATGAATTAACtgatcaaataaaaaatgttgatGAACTTATACAGAAtcatgataaaatattttctgaACAATTAGATgcaaaaattaatgaaataGATGAAAATACGAACCAAATTATtgaatacataaatataattgaaaaaaaaaaagaaaatgcagaaaattttacaaattttcataaatattttatatcgACACATAtagattatttaaaaaaaaaaaaaaaaaaaatgaatatgatgGCAGAAgaatatgataatttaaatgaaatattaactAAACttgaaaaagataaattaaaaaatgatgaagtatgtataaaaaataaacaaaaatttttaacatctttaaataaattacattctatatattttgaaacaTTAAATGCAAATTGTGTtcttgaaaatatttttctaaataatCCATTCTTGATATTAAAAGATAGATCTTCCAATGTagaaattgaaaatgttGTTATTGAAAAGCAAGTAAATAACCAAAATGATGAACTTAATAAAGGAGTAGAGAAAAATGATCTAATCATAAATATGGATGAACATGTAAATGATAATCCTGAATTATCTTTATCaagaaatgataaaaatgttaataataattatgaagaTGCATATATTGATATGCGATTTACAACAAAAATTCCTGTACGAAATGAATTTGAAAAGGAATCTTTTTCTGTTCCTATTCCACTATCTTGTCTAAGCTCATTCAATAAAATGTTTGTTATATCTAAAGGTGATGAAAGTAACGAAGATGGAAATGTAGACAACccaaattcaaataaaataaatgaaaatctGACTAATTTGAATGATAAAGATAAAGAAGGGGAAATAGCAgatataatacatttagaaaaatatgttaagaacattttatatgatataataaaccCTGATCAAGGGaatgaaattatttatacccAAACTGATGAATGgcaaaataatcaaatagaagatgaaataaataatttatggaataataatcaaataaatatagaaggaaaaaaatattcagatattttatggaaaaaacgatgtgaaaaaaaaatggaaattaCAGAAATACTTAAAACACATGGTTTTAATACTAATGAATCAACAGATAATTCAAtgaatgttttttttaataatttaattgatcaatattcaaatgaagaaaaatcTTTTAACATTCAAATGAAACAAATATcagatttaaaaaaaaattatgatatgCATTTATCTAATATTAAACTAAGAAAAGATAAATATTctaatgttttaaatataacaaaagaACAAATTACTAACCATTTTATAactatattaaaaagtatgaataattataaaggGAGAATTGAATTTGATGactttaaaaaagttataaaagTTATGGTATCAATAAATCAAGATTCATctaataatacatttatgGAAATTTCCTCTTTATCTGGTGGAGAAAGATCAACTATACAAATGGCTCTTTTGGCTTCTATGTCACTAACAGAAAGTTCGTCTTTCCACATGTTTGATGAGCTTGATGTCTACATGGACGAGCTCACTCGGGTTAAGAA CATGCAACAGTTCTGCAAATTCATTGAAGGCAGTGGCAATAAGCAGTACTTCTTCATAACGCCGCATATTGAAATAACGGAGCTCTTTTTAG AGGAGgcaaaggaaaaaaaagctAAAATCTTTAGTTTGtcataa
- a CDS encoding conserved protein, unknown function (term=annotation;date=20180503;qualifier=removed_product=conserved Plasmodium protein, unknown function;qualifier=added_product=conserved protein, unknown function;curatorName=ucb@sanger.ac.uk;~;query 1-90; ~;query 91-113; ~;query 114-434; ~tmhmm; query 1-435), translated as MALINFKEKIQILLKLKESLIPKIDGNFIKDWELEALNYQNTSENIMCELKNVNFIEGLVDGISSQLSYLRINLQNYEHMLEDEKDKFKRLYVLAALGLIAKLKLILFFSTYINSRKHKNNKNFSVMNETTFNPEQNISENVYDENQNKIEDNSYENDIHNSDLKGNSIFTNIEEQYSQLRNCTEEYKEKLYNAMAFNALSQYNVRINNSKNTNDDYIDKNGGMYSNNIEHNSRNNNDIMGSNINCSIHDKHLSTNMGSNMTNTNHIHNNSNNYNTHFINNMQDIPINVMNSFNIETNERVRSNSSLISKKKKLQLPQSQNKTTNFLKSSQPLNGIKNNQSHHIMNNYNDHLNNETHRYIKQNQDKISNYLTNVHHNMNTTNNDSSQIINNNTNLNKHYKYENNNTHNDNIMQSYNNEIYEINDSTYKNCYYMQ; from the coding sequence ATGgctttaataaattttaaagaaaaaattcaaattttgTTAAAGTTAAAAGAATCATTAATACCTAAAATCGAtggaaattttataaaagattGGGAATTGGAAGCCCttaattatcaaaatacaagtgaaaatattatgtgtgaattaaaaaatgtaaattttatagAAGGTTTAGTTGATGGTATTTCATCGCAATTGTCTTATTTGAGAATAAATCTgcaaaattatgaacatatgcttgaagatgaaaaagataaatttaaaagattATATGTGTTGGCTGCCCTTGGATTAATTGCAAAATTAaaacttattttatttttttcaacttatataaattcaagaaaacataaaaataataaaaatttttctgTTATGAATGAAACCACTTTTAACCcagaacaaaatatatccGAAAATGTTTACGatgaaaatcaaaataaaatagaagaCAATtcatatgaaaatgatatacaTAATTCTGACTTAAAAGGAAATTcaatatttacaaatatcGAAGAACAATATTCACAATTAAGAAATTGTACCgaagaatataaagaaaaactTTATAATGCAATGGCATTTAATGCTTTATCACAGTATAACGTACGCATAAACAATTcgaaaaatacaaatgatgattatattgataaaaatggagGAATGTAcagtaataatatagaacATAATtcaagaaataataatgatattatgGGAAGTAACATAAATTGTAGCATTCATGATAAGCATCTTTCCACAAATATGGGAAGCAATATGACCAATACTAAccatatacataataacagtaataattataatacacattttataaataatatgcaagATATCCCTATTAATGTGATGAACAGTTTTAATATTGAAACAAATGAAAGAGTACGAAGCAATTCTTCtttaatatcaaaaaaaaaaaaattacagcTACCTCAAAgccaaaataaaacaacaaattttctaaaaagCTCACAACCATTAAAtggtataaaaaataaccaAAGCCACCATATTATGAACAATTACAATGATCacttaaataatgaaacacatagatatataaaacaaaatcaaGATAAAATTTCGAATTATTTAACAAACGTACACCATAATATGAACACAACAAACAATGATAGTTCTCAAATCATAAacaataatacaaatttaaataagcattacaaatatgaaaataataacacaCACAACGATAATATTATGCAGTCTTATAATAacgaaatatatgaaataaatgatagcacatataaaaattgttactATATgcagtaa